TTTTTGTATCTACGCCATCGGGCAATCTTTTGAAGAGCTTCTTTTGAAATTGTTTACTTTTCAATGCTAATCATTTACATAGTTGGTTGATTATAGCCATAACACATGGATGGAACTCAAAGAAATTATGTTCTTTTGGTATTTTCATTTATCTTCTATTGTTAAGTtcttcaaagaaagaaaaatggtTATTTAAAAGGCATGTCTTATGCATAGTAATTGAAGAGTTTATTCTGTTATTTTGGAATAATCAATTCTTTCATTTGGAACTTTCTGTCTGCAGATTGAAGTATATACAGATCATGAAACCTTTCGGTTGATGGGTAAGTCTTTTATTAACCTATGCACTTGTTAATTGGTACTTTTATCCCCtcttcattctttcttcttgtGTTGTGCTTTTATACATGGCTTCTGGAAAATGAAAGGGTGAATACCTTTGTTCAACATTTGCTTATTTAAGTATCTGATTGTGTTGTGGATTTTTAGGTAAAGAGCATGCACTTGTCATATGCAATCACAGAAGTGATATTGATTGGCTTGTTGGTTGGGTTTTAGCTCAGGTGATTGTTTTATTTGGTATGACCTTCTTCAGTGCAAGAAATTTAACACAAAATTCATTTGTGTTTGCACTGGCAGCTTTAAAGTGTTCATTGTTTGATGCTATCATGATATGCCAAATATTTATGCCTTACTTGTGTGTATGCTATTGTATAATTAAATTtggtattttttatttgatttgtcCTTCATCTGCTGACAGTTTATTTAACATTATCCAACAGCGTTCAGGTTGCCTTGGCAGTACTCTAGCTGTGATGAAGAAATCATCAAAGTTTCTTCCGGTATGCTTTGTTTGACTTCTACTTTCGAAATGAAAAGATTGGATGTCTTTTTGTTCTATGATTAAGAAGATATCACCAAAAGTGTACCCTGCACTCTAGAGTATTTTGATTTAGTCCTTGgaaataataacatttaattcTTTTTTGAATGTTTCACTTTCGGTACTATGTGCAATTTACCTGCCTTGAAGATTATTTCTTGTTTTTCTGATCACAGGAATAATTTTGGCTTGTAATTAGAATTAGTAAAGCATTAGAAGTATGATATGTCAGTTATTTCTCTCAATATTGGTATTTGTGCTAAATTCTATATATGCAGGTAATTGGCTGGTCAATGTGGTTTTCTGAGTATCTTTTTTTGGAGAGAAGTTGGGCCAAGGATGAAAGCACATTGAAGGTACTGGTTtctaaattataattataagcTATACCCTTTTTTATCATAAAGATACTTACTTGTGCTTGCCATATTATTTTCTTCTTACATATGCAGCAATATATATGAAATGACTAGGAACCCCCGAATAAGCTTTTAGTTTGTATTTTTGAATTTAAGTGTTTCATTATTCTATCTGCAGTCAGGCCTCCAGCGGTTGAGTGATTTCCCTCTTCCATTTTGGTTGGCTCTATTTGTAGAAGGAACACGCTTTACACAGGCCAAACTCTTAGCTGCACAAGAATATGCAACCTCCACTGGATTGCCTGTTCCCAGAAATGTTTTGATTCCTAGAACTAAGGTGATGTATAACTATTTTTTCCACTTAATTTGTCTTTAAACTTCCCTTGCATATCTTTTTTATACGTTTTGTAGATTTGAAGCTATACTATTTTGATCTGATATAGCTACCAGGCTTAACTGTTCTATACATATCATCTATCACTTGCCAATCATAGCCGCATTGTCTATGAAACTGTTACTATTGTTCTGCTTGTGATTAGGTTGATTTCACTCTAGCGGGCAAGGTTAGCTAAAAGTTCAATTCAGTTTGGTGGTTTTGTGGATAATACATTCATGAATCACATGCTAGCTAGGTTCATATGGTCACAGTGAATCGATTGATGCAATTTTTTGAGGTCTGAAACGAAATGATTCAAGAGGAGTAGCTAAACATAAGTTGTTTAAATTTGAAGCATTTTGATCTATTAGGATAGAGGGGAAGGAGGCAGTTAGAGGAATTAGTCCTATGGTATGTCGATTAGGTACAGATTGAGAATTTAGTATTGAGAGGGGATATGGTTTAGAAATATGGGTTCATAATGGAAGGATTCTTCAGAAAGTTATGAAGTTTAAATGAAAGGTTTTTCATATTCTCAGTTTTTAATAAAACAGTTCATTTCTTTTGTAGGTAATATGTATTAGTTTCTCATTTATCTTCCCTGAGTTCCTATCCTAACTACATAGTGAAAATGACCCactgtttttcacttttttgttTCTTCTCCAAATTTAATTCGTTGCTATGCCTTTCTGTATATTCTAGATAATGATGATTTATATTAGGCCCTCCCTTTTTATACTTTTCTGTCATTTGATCTGACATTTTTACCCATTTTTTATTTGCTTGCAGGGGTTTGTTTCAGCTGTAAGTCATATGCGATCATTCGTTCCTGCCATTTATGATGTAACAGTGGCTATCCCCAAGAGTTCACCTGCTCCCACAATGTTAAGACTCTTCAAGGGGCAACCTTCAGTGGTAAGCCAATTTAAGTTAACGTTTAGAAATAACTGCATCTGAACTCTCAATTCTTTCTCTGGTCTCTGTCTCATATTATTATGCATCGACTTCTCTGTTATCCCATTGGTTATATAAAAGAGCTAATCTTCTCATAGGAAGACAGAAGTGCAATCTTCCTTTCAAGTcacaattttttgttgttggtttGTTTAATTTAAGAGCCTTACTATTTGGTACAAGACGAATGGTGTTCTTGAATTTGGGGTAGGCCAAACTCAACTCCAAAAGCTAGTTCATCAGGTAGGATTGCCCAATCCTAGGACTGGACACCTATTCAGCGTGGAGAGCATAGGACTCttgttttttttgggggggggggggagataaGTCACGGGGCCAGGTTGATTGTACCACCACAAGGCACGTTGATTTTTCAACAATATTAGGTGGCCTAATATTGGATCTAAGATAGGCTCTTGTACTACTTTGCATTTCAACTAGGCCCAACTCAATCCCAAAAAACTAACATGCCAGGTGAGAATTGCTGAAGATTATAAGCTCTACTTTGGCCATGTTTCTAGTTGATGTGGGATTTCAATTGGTATAATTGTgtgggaagagagagaaaaacaaGAGATTCCTTTGTGATTATACCTATTATGCAAAAATGCACAAATTGTTTTACATACtattcttcattgttcttaattaaaattttacttAATGTTTACCACCTCAGTTGCAAGTTCATATCAAGCGACATTTGATGAAGGACTTGCCGGAATCAGATGAAGCTGTTTCTCAATGGTGTCGAGATATATTTGTGGCCAAGGTTTGTGCAGATTGAACTTTTTGCctgttatatttttttcataggGTCGAAGAAAGTATATTCAGAGATAGCTTGATTGTGCATTCTATTTATTTGTGCTTTGATTTTTTCTCTATATTTCTTGGTAATGTTGTTCATTTTCGCTGTTGTGACACCAGGATGCGTTGCTAGACAAACACATAGCTGACGACACTTTTAGCGATCAAGAGCTGCAAGATACTGGTCGACCAATGAAGTCTCTTGTGGTGAGATACTTTCTCAGAGTTTGGCTCTTCAGCCCAGCATTCTTATTTATCAGTTATCCTTGTCTAGAAACTTTTTTGTATTGATGATGTTTTCCCAATAAGACCCATCTATTTTGTGTTTGGTGCAGGTTGCTCTATCTTGGGCTGGTCTGGTTATCGCAGGGTCTGTGAAGTTCCTACAATGGTCTTCACTGCTATCGTCGTGGAAGGGTGTTGCATTTTCAACTTTATGTTTGGCTGTTGTTACTGGCCTCATGCACGTCTTGATCCTATTCTCGCAGTCAGAGCGTTCAACCCCAGCCAAGGTGGCCCCTGCAAAGCCAAAGAACAACGGGGAACAACAACTAGATGGTACGAATGACAAACAACAGTAGATTACATACTTGGTTCCCAAATCCAGATCTTCCATACATAGATTGGGACTTGATCTACAACTTTAGTTGGTGTTGTCATTTATGTCTGTTTAGTGACTCAGGTAATATTATTCATGATTTTCTTCGAAATCTTCACCGTGGTATGTCTTAAATTCTTCAATGCGGTGTCTTGTATACTTATCTATTCGCTGATTTCAACTTAATTAGGATTGGAcctgaagaaaaaaattaattatgataacTTTGTATCCACGATCTTGGATGGCCTGTAAAAAAATTCTGCTGCATCTCTTATTTTTCATTGAAATTATTTGGCTCTTCTAGATTCCACTTACTACTGGTTTTATGATCTACACGGGTGAGTTTGCTTAGTTTTTTTCATTGAAGATGGCAGTGAGGTACCTTGACTTGAGGGCAAAACCTGATAATGTGATGCTACCAATGGATTCCAGGGTTCTGGATTACGGTTCTTGATGTTATTGGCGATTTTTTACTTAAATTCCTAGTGCACATAATTCCAGTGTTTTTTTTCTCCCTAGTGTACATGAGTTTTGgtaacgtttgtcttgagtgtaaGGAATCTAGAAAACTAAAGTTGTTAAGAGCCAAAGTATTTAACACTTTTAAGattcataattttttcttttgttaggtattaatgataaATAAACACTTACGGAGAGCTTCAATTTTTTAGGAGACGAGGGTGAAAattggatttggatcctctcaatTGTAAAAAAAGTTGATCATATTAAGTTTCACCATCTCACTAATCACCATTGATTATTATGTGTTTAATAAGAAATAAATGAGTTAAATTAatggtgagatgatgaaactTGACATGGTTAAGTTTTCTACCATTGAGAGGGTACTGATTACATTAAGTTTGTGGATACTGTTTACATTAAGTCAATATCAGTTCTAGATACTAAATCATGTCACCTACTCATGTATGTTTAGCTATtcttaatttataaattttCCAAAATGGACAATTGACACTAGTTTTGTGCTATGGAATACTAAATCTTCGGTACAACGGTAGTGCGGAAGTTTTTCTCCTACATTAGGTTTTTGGTCGTAGGCCCACTTGCTACTAATTCAATCCTTATCCAAGAAATTCTTATTGtccaaaaaaaatacaaattcttATCAATCCCCAAATCAGCATAGGAAAATGAATGCATTGAAACATGGCTTTTTTTATGTGCACGTTACACTAGCTGCAAAAGTATTTAAAGAACACAACACAAAGCGGACAACATCTCAATTATGATCTCAGAAATGCATGTATGGGGTTAATTTGTGGCCTGTCAAAAGCTTAAAGTTGCTGTGAAAATGACTTATTTTTGGACATTTTAGGGGGGACAATGATGACTCAAAATCCAACTTTTAGAGCatttccaatgctagttcttatttcttagttcttagcactattcatgtgaggccgtattgccacatgtgtttaagcaactctcaaacaattttgttccaaccatgagttcttagttctttacactgttcatttggtcccaccaaccacattatttatactttttatttttataaagtaataaaacaaaactcataaagtaataaagtaatttggatgagagagaaataattaatattttaagctaaaaacgcaaaaagcaaaacttcttatataagaactgagttcttatttttaagaactaaggagtccatgtcagcacctccaatggtaaagttcttagttcttaactctaaaataagaactaagaacattgcattggagatgctcttacccTCCCTCTCATAgtaactacttttttttttaggtCGAGTGTTTTAGCTGCTAAATATCTGCAAACAGCCTAAGAACTAAATATGTGACTAATTAGTGGGTTGTGATTTACTAAGTTAAATTTGGATAAAGATGGAAGTATTTTAATATACTGATCAAAAGCTATGTCAAGTGATAATTATGATtggaaaattgtttttttttaccaGTAAACGCACATTCAAGTGAGACGCATTTAATGGTGGTTTTTAAGAGCCGCTAAATATgaagtaaaaaaaatgtaatacaTTTAATTAGCAGGATTTTAGATCTCATCAAAATTTACGTATTTTATTTGCAGAAGTTGAAAACTCCtactaaacattttttttatttacactTTATGTTTAGTGAAGGTAGAAAATGGTCGCTTAACAAGTATGTCAATTAGATGTCGTACATTATCGAACTTTATTGAATAAGTTTCATAAATTTCAGTTGATTTATCCTTGGATGGAATGGAAATTCACCATAATTAGTAAACACTAATTGGTTTTTTATCTTGAACTTGCCAAATTAAACATCAGTTCAGCGATAATTCCTTCTATGAACAGAAAAATTATAATGTATATATTTGTTTGCTCAGGGACAAAAGACAATCATGTTGATGTTCAAGTTCAATCTTGAAGCAGGCCCCAGTATATTTGGCGTCTTTAATTGTGTTGCTACAAACAAAGCCTTAGATGGATTTGAGCTCTGTATCTTTGTCTCATGATGGACAGTGTATTCAATTAAACCTAGAGATAGAGAGGGAGAAAATGATGTCACTAGTTTGTAAAAACAGTGTCTCTCAATCATCATGCTTCCATTTAACTGCCATCTCTCTCTTCCTAGATTAAGCCTCACCAACCGTCTTAATTTAGACCCACTACGTTAGTATTACTATGAAGCTTCCTTTTTCGATTGGTAAATGCGTTCTCATGCACTTGAGTTTTGATACCCTGAGTTTGGATGctcaataaaccaataaataTATTGTACTTATATTGAAAGTGATtgttttttatattgaaaagatAATTATAGTAGATCTTTAGAGTTGATTTCTGGACTTTTTCTTTCCCAACTTGTATGTCCACAAGCTCTTACCGCTTTAACTATCTTTGAAGGACGAGAGAAATTAT
This is a stretch of genomic DNA from Lotus japonicus ecotype B-129 chromosome 1, LjGifu_v1.2. It encodes these proteins:
- the LOC130730658 gene encoding 1-acyl-sn-glycerol-3-phosphate acyltransferase 2, coding for MAIAAAAVVVPLGLLFFASGLIVNLIQATCYVVVRPLSKNLYRRINREIAELLWLELVWLIDWWAGVKIEVYTDHETFRLMGKEHALVICNHRSDIDWLVGWVLAQRSGCLGSTLAVMKKSSKFLPVIGWSMWFSEYLFLERSWAKDESTLKSGLQRLSDFPLPFWLALFVEGTRFTQAKLLAAQEYATSTGLPVPRNVLIPRTKGFVSAVSHMRSFVPAIYDVTVAIPKSSPAPTMLRLFKGQPSVLQVHIKRHLMKDLPESDEAVSQWCRDIFVAKDALLDKHIADDTFSDQELQDTGRPMKSLVVALSWAGLVIAGSVKFLQWSSLLSSWKGVAFSTLCLAVVTGLMHVLILFSQSERSTPAKVAPAKPKNNGEQQLDGTNDKQQ